A section of the Prevotella melaninogenica genome encodes:
- a CDS encoding chain-length determining protein, producing MEDNKKENVAVVSFLKKLKHDLLRYVIVFVVALVGSILVILPVPRYYKCNISLAPEMDNTEGGGKLSSIASSFGVDLGDVASANALQPSLYPDLMKSNEFIKSLLRIPVETKDGSLKTTYYDYLYNHQKESPYAKAIGWIGKKFGEKDSLTSKADTINPFMLSKKQDEIFTQIKNSIACDIDIKTGLITISVEDQDPLISATIADSVRAKLQDFITSYKTNKMKNDVKYYTKLVAEAKTKYENARQKYATFSDANQDVILQELQSQRDDLENDMQLKFNAYSALSTQLQNAQAKLQEHTPSFTTVQSASVPVKPAGPKRMAFVFIVVFLSLMVTFVICNFSLLFGGAKGE from the coding sequence ATGGAAGACAATAAGAAAGAGAATGTTGCAGTAGTTTCCTTTCTCAAAAAACTTAAGCATGACTTGTTACGATACGTTATTGTTTTTGTCGTTGCTTTGGTAGGATCAATCTTAGTGATTCTGCCTGTTCCACGCTATTATAAATGCAATATATCACTCGCCCCAGAGATGGATAATACTGAGGGCGGAGGTAAGTTGAGTTCTATTGCGTCTTCCTTTGGTGTGGATCTTGGCGATGTTGCCTCTGCTAATGCCTTGCAGCCAAGTCTTTATCCAGACTTGATGAAGTCTAATGAGTTTATAAAGAGTCTGCTACGGATTCCTGTAGAGACAAAAGATGGTTCGTTAAAGACCACTTACTATGATTATCTTTATAATCATCAGAAGGAGTCACCATACGCTAAAGCTATTGGATGGATTGGGAAGAAGTTTGGTGAGAAGGACAGTCTTACAAGCAAAGCAGACACTATTAATCCGTTTATGCTTAGTAAAAAGCAAGACGAAATATTCACACAAATAAAGAATAGTATTGCTTGTGATATTGATATTAAGACGGGGTTGATAACGATTTCAGTGGAAGATCAAGACCCATTGATCAGTGCTACGATTGCCGATTCGGTACGAGCTAAACTGCAGGACTTCATCACAAGCTATAAAACAAATAAGATGAAGAATGACGTGAAGTATTATACAAAGTTAGTAGCAGAGGCGAAGACGAAGTATGAGAACGCTCGTCAGAAGTATGCTACCTTCTCTGATGCCAACCAAGATGTTATCTTGCAGGAACTTCAGTCACAGCGTGATGACTTGGAGAATGATATGCAATTGAAGTTTAATGCTTATAGTGCGTTGAGCACTCAGCTACAGAATGCGCAGGCAAAGTTACAGGAGCATACTCCTTCTTTTACAACAGTTCAGAGTGCATCAGTGCCTGTTAAGCCTGCTGGACCAAAGCGAATGGCGTTTGTCTTTATTGTTGTTTTCCTAAGCCTGATGGTTACATTCGTTATTTGTAACTTCTCGTTGTTGTTTGGTGGAGCAAAGGGCGAATAG
- a CDS encoding capsule assembly Wzi family protein, which produces MKKLFSTLVVLLMTSTMQAQYQEPVRRDTSRLQPLKGLEYKVEMQGSLSKGKTPLWLNANKYGLSSLETANGYLRGGIERPIATDEGQKFGLGYGLDVVVPINYTSKAVVQQAYVEGRWWHGTLTIGAKEEPMQMKNNELSSGSQTLGINARPIPQVRLALSDYWTLPFANGWLHLKGHIAYGMMTDQNWQHDFTAKQSKYTDRALFHSKAGYLKLGNDEVFCPWSLEMGLEMVSIFGGTSYLPDGHGAMRTIENGKGLSAYWNAFLPGGADNGETTYQNVQGDQLGSWVMRFNYDGDWHGFSLYADKFFEDHSAMLQLDYDGYGEGSEWQEKKQRRYLIYDFKDWLLGFEYRYKPDNWLNTLVVEYLYSKYQSGPIYHDHTITIADHIGGKDNFYNHYILPGFQHWGQGIGNPLYRSPIYNEDGTIYFKDNRFVGFHVGLGGHPSEYFKWRFLGTWQEGLGTYEQPYTKKRHNVSLMGEATYTLQGQKLPMWMRGVDVRMGIGADFGSVLGGNNYGMQLTITKRGLLGKK; this is translated from the coding sequence ATGAAGAAGTTATTTTCAACCTTGGTTGTCCTTTTGATGACATCGACGATGCAGGCCCAGTATCAAGAGCCAGTACGACGTGACACGTCAAGGTTGCAGCCATTAAAAGGCTTAGAATATAAGGTAGAAATGCAGGGGAGCCTATCAAAGGGCAAGACCCCACTCTGGCTCAATGCCAATAAGTATGGACTCAGTTCGCTGGAGACGGCGAACGGCTATCTGCGTGGGGGCATAGAACGCCCAATAGCGACAGATGAAGGGCAGAAGTTCGGCTTAGGCTATGGGTTAGATGTTGTCGTTCCTATCAATTATACCAGTAAGGCAGTTGTCCAGCAGGCATACGTGGAAGGGCGATGGTGGCACGGAACACTGACCATCGGAGCCAAGGAAGAACCGATGCAGATGAAGAACAATGAACTCAGTTCTGGCTCACAGACCTTGGGCATCAATGCTCGTCCTATTCCGCAGGTGCGTTTGGCATTGTCAGACTATTGGACACTACCCTTTGCGAATGGCTGGTTGCACCTCAAAGGACACATCGCCTACGGAATGATGACCGACCAAAATTGGCAACATGATTTTACGGCTAAGCAGTCGAAATATACCGACCGTGCGCTCTTTCATTCTAAGGCAGGCTATCTGAAGTTGGGCAATGATGAGGTGTTCTGCCCGTGGTCGTTGGAGATGGGGTTAGAGATGGTTAGTATCTTTGGCGGTACCTCTTATCTCCCTGATGGTCATGGTGCAATGAGAACCATAGAGAATGGCAAAGGCTTGAGTGCCTATTGGAACGCTTTTCTCCCTGGTGGTGCTGATAATGGTGAGACAACTTATCAGAATGTGCAAGGCGACCAGTTAGGCAGTTGGGTGATGCGTTTCAACTATGATGGCGACTGGCACGGCTTTTCACTCTATGCCGATAAGTTTTTTGAGGACCATTCTGCCATGCTTCAGCTTGACTATGACGGTTATGGTGAGGGCAGCGAGTGGCAGGAGAAGAAGCAACGTCGCTATCTGATTTATGACTTCAAGGACTGGCTCTTAGGTTTTGAATATCGTTATAAGCCTGACAATTGGTTGAACACTCTTGTCGTTGAATATCTTTACTCAAAGTATCAGAGTGGTCCGATTTACCATGATCACACCATAACGATAGCCGACCATATAGGAGGAAAGGACAACTTCTATAACCATTATATTCTCCCAGGTTTCCAACATTGGGGACAAGGCATTGGTAATCCGCTTTATCGTTCGCCAATTTATAATGAAGATGGGACAATCTACTTTAAGGACAACCGTTTCGTGGGTTTCCATGTAGGTTTAGGTGGTCATCCTTCAGAGTATTTTAAGTGGCGTTTCCTCGGCACATGGCAGGAGGGATTGGGTACCTACGAACAGCCTTACACGAAGAAACGGCACAATGTGAGTCTGATGGGAGAGGCAACTTACACGCTGCAAGGACAGAAACTTCCAATGTGGATGAGAGGCGTTGATGTCCGAATGGGTATCGGAGCCGACTTCGGTTCAGTACTCGGTGGCAACAACTATGGTATGCAGTTGACCATTACGAAGCGAGGTTTATTAGGAAAGAAATAG
- a CDS encoding MraY family glycosyltransferase: protein MSTYTLISLFAFAMSAICGFIMIPQILSFCKKRKLYDTPDARKVHKNAVPRLGGVSFMPSMLIATIVALLAWVYTSKGNKIGVSPWSIFFGVGITIIYITGVIDDIFGVRARVKLLMQIVVASLLPMSYLYINNLYGFLGIYEIPPLVGTILTIGVLVFIMNAINLIDGIDGLSASLTLIALCGLFYIFQREQIWIYCILIAGLMGVLIPFLYHNIWGKQEKNQKIFMGDSGSLTLGYILGVLLIKFCMYNPYVMPYQKGATLLSVTLLLVPTFDVFRVIIVRILHRKPLFRADKNHIHHKLMRAGMTQHQALISIVALSLIFILINLSLFNHLVVTWIIAIDIIIYIAFHYTLDVFIRRKGGLPFTE, encoded by the coding sequence ATGTCGACATATACTTTAATCAGTCTTTTTGCATTTGCCATGAGTGCCATTTGTGGATTCATTATGATTCCACAGATTCTCTCGTTTTGTAAAAAGAGAAAACTATATGATACACCCGATGCCAGGAAAGTACACAAGAATGCTGTTCCTCGTTTAGGGGGCGTATCTTTTATGCCCAGCATGCTGATTGCTACCATCGTAGCTCTATTGGCGTGGGTCTATACAAGCAAAGGCAACAAGATTGGTGTCAGTCCATGGAGTATCTTCTTTGGCGTGGGTATTACTATTATCTATATAACAGGAGTAATTGACGACATCTTTGGTGTGAGAGCAAGGGTTAAACTTCTTATGCAGATTGTCGTTGCCAGTCTGCTCCCTATGTCCTATCTTTACATCAATAACCTTTATGGATTCTTAGGCATCTATGAGATTCCACCACTTGTAGGAACAATCTTAACCATTGGTGTACTGGTATTTATCATGAATGCTATCAATCTGATAGATGGTATTGACGGACTCTCTGCGAGCCTTACACTCATTGCGTTATGCGGTCTTTTCTATATCTTCCAACGTGAACAGATATGGATATACTGCATCCTTATTGCGGGATTGATGGGCGTACTGATTCCTTTCCTTTACCATAACATTTGGGGAAAACAGGAAAAGAACCAAAAGATATTCATGGGCGACTCTGGTAGTCTGACACTCGGCTATATTCTTGGCGTACTACTGATTAAGTTCTGTATGTATAACCCGTATGTCATGCCTTACCAGAAGGGTGCAACACTCCTTTCCGTGACCTTACTCCTCGTACCGACCTTCGATGTATTCAGAGTTATCATCGTACGAATCCTACACCGCAAACCGCTTTTCAGAGCCGACAAGAACCATATTCATCATAAGCTGATGCGTGCAGGAATGACACAGCATCAGGCATTGATTAGTATTGTTGCGCTATCGCTTATTTTTATCCTCATCAACCTTTCTCTCTTCAACCACCTTGTTGTGACATGGATTATTGCGATTGATATTATTATCTATATCGCTTTCCACTATACACTCGATGTCTTTATAAGAAGAAAGGGCGGACTTCCTTTCACTGAATAA
- a CDS encoding type VI secretion system Vgr family protein, with protein sequence MSIPFNPITISVGKKSLSSFISLQIEQNIGTHHRFQMSVELETGSNRYVHNINSSKDWLGESIVVKAANTPIFVGVVTNVQLHREGSDFGCIIVSGYSATYRMETAHSCFSWNDTTIGDVVKKLCEQAKVQLELNPEFKENKDYICQYEESDFDFIRRLAHQYQEWMYYDGTKLIFGKPKKLADPIRLEYGTTLSSLDIGLQTLARSEQVFSYHSGSDREMERMTPDQAIGHDKLSGGAFRASLGMFSKPARQRALPRISDESELINYMGRKQAAETAETHYITAESQVPTLRVGSVVSLYSSFLERVGNISKESLGNFIIIEITHEVSQGSYYKNRFKAIPATIKALPSPKVRMPLAETQMATVLSNADPQGKGRVRVRMNWQTDGMQTGWVRVMTPDGGSSSDVKSNRGFVFIPEVGDQVLLGFRHGDPARPYVLGSLFNGTTGGGGLEGNHMKSLTTRSGHTIKLNDSLSSLGITIKDIKGNSIHIDSVGDDIIINAKRNITINAGETFTVNCKNANILAEESINMNAEQDITSVSGESTSIQAGESLTEIAADSYVLSANDANVQVTEEHNLQASTISETAEKINIDSTMEDLDLSSPKKVNIQSSEKVNLF encoded by the coding sequence ATGTCAATTCCATTCAATCCAATCACTATCAGCGTAGGAAAGAAGTCTCTTTCTTCTTTTATTTCTCTACAGATTGAACAAAACATAGGTACACATCATCGTTTCCAAATGTCTGTTGAATTGGAAACGGGTAGCAATAGATATGTACATAATATCAATAGCAGCAAGGACTGGCTCGGAGAGAGCATCGTTGTAAAGGCTGCAAACACTCCTATCTTCGTGGGTGTGGTGACAAATGTACAGTTACACCGAGAAGGAAGCGACTTTGGATGTATTATCGTTTCAGGTTATTCTGCTACTTACAGAATGGAAACGGCACATAGCTGCTTCTCATGGAATGATACTACCATTGGTGACGTAGTGAAAAAGCTATGCGAACAAGCGAAGGTGCAATTAGAGTTAAATCCAGAATTCAAAGAGAACAAGGACTATATCTGCCAATACGAAGAGTCCGACTTCGACTTTATCCGTCGTCTTGCTCATCAGTATCAAGAGTGGATGTATTACGATGGAACTAAACTAATCTTCGGAAAACCAAAGAAATTGGCTGATCCAATTAGGTTGGAATACGGAACGACGCTGTCGTCACTTGACATTGGTTTGCAGACACTCGCACGTTCAGAGCAGGTGTTCTCTTACCACTCTGGTTCGGACCGTGAGATGGAGAGAATGACACCAGACCAAGCCATTGGACATGATAAACTGTCGGGAGGTGCCTTCCGTGCATCACTCGGAATGTTCTCAAAGCCAGCAAGACAGCGTGCATTGCCACGTATCAGCGATGAGTCGGAACTTATTAATTACATGGGGCGTAAGCAGGCGGCTGAGACTGCTGAGACACATTACATCACAGCAGAGAGTCAGGTGCCAACCCTGCGTGTAGGTTCTGTGGTAAGCCTTTACAGTTCTTTCTTGGAGCGTGTAGGAAATATATCTAAGGAGAGTTTGGGTAACTTTATCATCATCGAGATAACCCATGAGGTGAGCCAAGGAAGCTACTATAAGAACCGCTTCAAGGCTATCCCTGCAACGATAAAGGCACTGCCAAGTCCAAAGGTGCGTATGCCGCTTGCAGAAACACAGATGGCAACAGTGCTCAGCAATGCTGACCCACAGGGTAAGGGCCGTGTGCGTGTGCGTATGAACTGGCAGACGGATGGTATGCAGACTGGTTGGGTGCGTGTGATGACACCTGATGGCGGTAGCAGTAGTGACGTAAAGAGCAACCGTGGTTTTGTATTCATCCCAGAGGTAGGCGACCAAGTCCTCCTCGGCTTCCGTCATGGTGACCCAGCAAGACCATACGTTTTGGGTAGTCTCTTTAACGGCACCACTGGTGGGGGCGGTCTTGAAGGAAATCACATGAAGAGCCTCACAACTCGCAGTGGGCACACTATAAAGTTGAACGATTCACTATCGTCACTTGGAATTACCATCAAAGACATAAAGGGCAATTCCATTCATATTGACTCTGTAGGAGATGACATCATCATCAATGCAAAGCGAAATATTACTATCAATGCAGGAGAGACATTCACCGTAAACTGCAAGAATGCCAATATCCTCGCTGAGGAATCCATCAATATGAATGCTGAGCAGGATATTACCAGTGTCTCTGGGGAAAGTACGTCTATACAGGCAGGCGAATCCCTCACAGAGATAGCAGCAGACAGTTATGTCCTATCTGCTAATGATGCTAATGTACAAGTCACAGAAGAACATAATCTTCAGGCATCTACAATATCGGAGACAGCAGAGAAAATCAACATTGACAGTACGATGGAGGACCTTGACCTTTCTTCTCCAAAGAAAGTTAATATCCAGAGTTCTGAAAAAGTAAATCTGTTCTAA
- the tssD gene encoding type VI secretion system tube protein TssD, with protein MSSFRATLELGGKEYDVLYSNYEFSRTTDKKGQPASSISGGRISVTIESTDDTSTIEAMLNSQFKPVEGKIVYKKSEEDAKMKEISFKNAYIVHYKETLDVNNEAPMTIAMTFSAENITVGNAELDNRWPRT; from the coding sequence ATGAGTTCATTTAGAGCAACTTTGGAATTGGGTGGTAAGGAGTATGACGTACTCTACTCTAACTACGAGTTCAGCCGCACAACTGACAAGAAGGGTCAGCCTGCATCAAGCATCTCTGGCGGTCGCATCAGCGTAACTATCGAGTCTACTGATGACACTTCTACCATCGAGGCTATGCTTAACAGCCAGTTCAAGCCTGTTGAGGGTAAGATTGTTTACAAGAAGAGCGAAGAGGATGCTAAGATGAAGGAGATTTCTTTCAAGAATGCTTACATCGTTCATTACAAGGAGACACTCGACGTTAACAACGAGGCTCCTATGACCATCGCTATGACTTTCTCTGCTGAGAACATCACAGTAGGTAATGCCGAGCTGGACAACCGTTGGCCTCGCACATAA
- a CDS encoding PAAR-like protein yields METGKNTSADRNRKQTGNSEEIVADSAICTCDKGSKPGTFRVTSQQKIYCNGARKLVATDQDKDIKSLNFGSCAAKNNGPCSPNIAWSNTYNKIAIKGKMYPLTVKSSGTCKAGGGRINIQTSGQQVVVKPSASPRKANSTAHKSPIFTEEDWKHLPQDDEKSQNKRVPAAVQVNNVLVNGKREITITPYDQEELLFTTSLTAGSMRGTGVKWDVCHGNRVIAKGLTEAPARTYFTKEGTYSVYAYVHKPGSPKGKGVVKITVSYPKFKSIEWKDENGKPVTYIGLRNKVFAHVSLPGCKGISVNCRFYYNGYEGKTYLSALTPITLSAAGKVKIALSLSSDQLKKIIEDRKRFSNGQKIRIYLELSSRHWIENLTKVSQHPILFNDKIEFRSLVIYKDSDCKEKLQGGIADSGSTVYVRVSTSNMETGKIRLDVYKHETGNQEEKSPKPSPVYSTSCPVNSTGVYKFSLTLAAPPYKEGTAYKVVVSWLFSSNQSSNGNVNNNTGRQTPKETKQYILKGKEVLFSVKRHIPTPKAEPSKANVNRTEPEKGGCPRCSAPITAEQLKKVFPKTSEKTRIKIADAYNKHMRYFKMDTCWNKAHFFAQAKIEVGDSFNIKTESFNYSARRMKGRDNVNGKHWVQGNIQTRQGGYFTDGKSKKSPYSYMVNHPDLAEKYGRKDLYRYNDQGIQAANEEMIANIVYDDKNCSQKRKLGNTQVGDGWKFKGRGLVQITGRSNYTITNKYTEKLLGKNIINSEADANLVGTDIEVAMVACMAYWAKSGRNLEIKSNGEINEDIISAGIGSNVDYIGKQSAFDNITSKCFAVSDCNIQSKAKRVKTVTDKELKIEEGIKWLESICIPIESVGKTKYKIPYCQDLNRIKDSGAKTMDCSEMVGRYAAKIEWSKKPMGWTTASMIEYGKNHPKWLIQHKNANYIPKRGDIFLWRGHTGVVIEYDEQNDIVTTIEAISSTVNNEKPVNDNGKFRKRKPDIHLRGVIKMKFKRTDYHLLGHSPKLCYFYSFAVHYTKK; encoded by the coding sequence ATGGAAACAGGCAAAAACACATCAGCAGATCGTAATCGTAAACAGACTGGGAACAGTGAGGAGATTGTTGCAGATAGTGCAATTTGCACATGTGACAAAGGTTCCAAACCAGGAACTTTCCGTGTTACCAGCCAGCAGAAGATTTACTGTAACGGCGCAAGAAAACTTGTTGCCACAGACCAAGACAAGGATATAAAGTCCTTAAATTTTGGAAGCTGTGCAGCAAAGAATAATGGTCCTTGTTCTCCGAATATCGCTTGGAGTAACACGTATAATAAGATTGCCATAAAGGGTAAGATGTATCCCCTAACGGTCAAGAGTTCTGGTACTTGTAAAGCTGGAGGCGGTAGAATCAATATACAGACATCTGGTCAACAGGTTGTAGTAAAGCCTTCTGCTTCACCACGCAAGGCTAACAGTACGGCACATAAGAGTCCGATCTTTACAGAAGAAGACTGGAAGCATTTGCCGCAGGATGACGAGAAGAGTCAGAACAAACGTGTTCCAGCAGCGGTACAGGTAAACAATGTTCTTGTCAATGGTAAGAGGGAGATAACCATAACCCCCTACGACCAAGAAGAACTCCTATTCACTACGTCACTTACGGCAGGAAGTATGCGGGGGACTGGTGTCAAGTGGGATGTCTGTCATGGCAATCGTGTGATTGCAAAAGGGTTGACAGAAGCTCCAGCACGTACTTACTTTACCAAAGAAGGTACATACTCTGTATATGCTTATGTTCATAAACCAGGCTCACCCAAAGGCAAAGGCGTGGTTAAGATAACCGTATCCTACCCCAAGTTCAAAAGTATAGAATGGAAGGACGAGAATGGCAAACCTGTTACTTACATAGGGTTGCGTAATAAAGTGTTTGCACATGTATCTTTGCCGGGCTGTAAAGGTATATCTGTCAATTGCCGCTTTTATTATAATGGATATGAGGGAAAAACCTATCTATCCGCCCTTACTCCAATAACCTTGTCTGCTGCAGGAAAAGTAAAGATAGCCCTTTCCCTTTCAAGCGACCAGTTAAAGAAGATAATAGAAGACCGTAAGCGTTTCAGCAATGGACAGAAAATAAGGATATATCTGGAACTGAGTTCTCGACATTGGATAGAAAACCTAACAAAGGTTTCACAGCACCCTATCCTGTTCAATGACAAAATAGAGTTCCGCAGCTTAGTCATTTATAAAGATTCTGATTGCAAAGAAAAACTGCAGGGTGGTATTGCTGACAGCGGGAGTACCGTATACGTGCGTGTCTCTACCTCCAATATGGAAACCGGCAAGATACGTCTGGATGTATATAAGCACGAAACAGGCAACCAAGAAGAGAAAAGTCCCAAGCCATCACCTGTATATAGTACCAGTTGTCCTGTCAATAGTACGGGTGTCTATAAGTTCTCTTTAACGTTGGCAGCACCTCCATACAAGGAAGGTACAGCCTACAAGGTTGTTGTCTCATGGCTTTTCAGTAGTAATCAATCTTCCAACGGAAATGTAAATAATAATACTGGCAGACAGACCCCAAAGGAAACCAAACAATACATACTTAAAGGGAAGGAAGTTCTTTTCTCTGTCAAGAGGCATATCCCCACGCCAAAGGCAGAACCCAGCAAGGCGAATGTTAATCGCACAGAGCCTGAAAAAGGTGGATGTCCACGTTGTAGTGCTCCAATTACAGCAGAGCAGCTTAAAAAGGTTTTCCCAAAAACTTCAGAAAAAACACGTATAAAAATTGCTGATGCTTATAATAAGCACATGAGGTATTTTAAGATGGACACCTGTTGGAATAAAGCACATTTCTTTGCACAGGCGAAGATAGAAGTGGGAGATTCTTTCAATATTAAGACCGAAAGTTTTAACTACTCCGCAAGGCGTATGAAAGGGAGAGACAACGTTAATGGAAAACACTGGGTACAAGGTAATATTCAAACAAGACAGGGTGGTTATTTTACAGATGGTAAATCAAAAAAATCACCATATTCTTATATGGTAAATCATCCGGATTTAGCAGAAAAATATGGTCGTAAGGACTTGTATAGATATAATGACCAAGGTATTCAGGCTGCAAATGAAGAGATGATAGCCAATATTGTATATGATGACAAAAATTGCTCACAGAAAAGGAAATTAGGTAATACTCAAGTTGGAGATGGTTGGAAATTCAAAGGGCGGGGACTGGTGCAGATAACAGGACGCTCAAATTATACAATAACCAATAAATACACGGAAAAGCTACTCGGTAAGAATATTATAAATTCGGAGGCTGATGCAAATCTAGTTGGTACAGATATTGAAGTCGCAATGGTTGCATGCATGGCTTATTGGGCTAAATCTGGAAGAAATCTAGAAATTAAATCCAATGGAGAAATAAATGAAGATATTATCTCTGCAGGTATTGGTAGTAATGTAGATTATATAGGAAAACAAAGTGCTTTCGATAACATAACATCTAAATGCTTTGCTGTATCCGATTGTAACATCCAATCAAAGGCTAAAAGAGTGAAAACGGTGACAGATAAGGAACTAAAGATAGAAGAAGGCATCAAGTGGCTTGAGAGTATCTGCATTCCAATAGAAAGTGTAGGAAAGACCAAATATAAGATACCATACTGCCAGGATCTAAATCGCATCAAAGATAGTGGTGCTAAAACAATGGACTGTTCAGAAATGGTAGGACGTTATGCTGCAAAAATAGAATGGTCAAAGAAACCTATGGGATGGACAACAGCTAGTATGATAGAATATGGTAAGAATCATCCGAAGTGGCTTATTCAACATAAAAATGCCAATTATATACCCAAGCGAGGAGACATCTTCTTATGGAGAGGACACACAGGAGTAGTAATCGAGTACGATGAACAAAATGATATAGTTACCACAATAGAAGCTATTAGTTCTACTGTAAATAACGAAAAGCCTGTAAATGATAATGGAAAATTTCGAAAGCGTAAACCTGACATCCATTTACGAGGAGTCATAAAAATGAAGTTCAAGAGGACAGACTATCATTTGCTTGGTCATTCTCCAAAGCTTTGCTATTTTTATTCTTTTGCAGTACATTATACAAAAAAATAG
- a CDS encoding lipocalin-like domain-containing protein, which translates to MKRIKILSFVLPLLALLFSSCTLETDNDAGSMEGMWHLVKIESMTSVASEDLSEQIVFWSFQSKLLQMEDKTGQHYSYLYRFRINNDQLTLTAPYQFDRENGDRPLTAYESTLGLYGIKSITPVFRIEKIDRRTMILNDGAVRLYFDKF; encoded by the coding sequence ATGAAAAGAATAAAGATATTATCCTTTGTCTTGCCTCTGCTGGCACTCCTCTTCTCCTCTTGTACATTGGAAACGGACAATGATGCAGGAAGCATGGAGGGTATGTGGCATCTTGTGAAGATCGAATCAATGACATCCGTTGCGAGTGAAGATTTGAGTGAGCAGATTGTCTTCTGGTCTTTTCAGTCAAAACTCTTACAAATGGAAGATAAAACGGGACAGCATTATAGCTATCTCTATCGTTTCCGAATTAATAATGACCAACTTACGTTGACTGCTCCTTATCAGTTTGATCGTGAGAATGGCGACCGACCACTAACTGCTTATGAATCAACATTAGGGCTATATGGTATTAAAAGTATCACGCCAGTGTTTCGAATAGAAAAGATAGACAGACGAACGATGATATTGAATGATGGGGCAGTAAGGCTCTACTTTGATAAATTCTAA
- a CDS encoding glycosyltransferase: protein MERIDISVLMAVYKKDNPAFLRESLESIFSQTVEAAEVVLLEDGPLTEALYDVIKSFVSRYPTLKVVSYPENRGLGKTLNDGLLLCKYDIVARMDADDICKPNRLEVEYNWLQAHEDYDVIGSWIDEFTDDKMQVKSIRKVPEKYDEIQKYAQYRCPINHPTAMYRKAAVLAVGGYLTEYFPEDYFLWLRMLKNGSKFYNIQESLLWFRYSEETVARRGGWAYACDEVRILVRMLKMGYIPFHVFCQSVVIRFTTRVMPLPIRQRLYNLIRKT, encoded by the coding sequence ATGGAACGTATTGACATATCAGTTTTAATGGCTGTTTATAAGAAAGATAATCCTGCTTTCCTTCGTGAAAGTTTAGAGAGTATCTTCTCTCAGACTGTAGAGGCTGCTGAGGTCGTTTTGTTAGAGGATGGTCCTTTGACGGAAGCTTTGTATGACGTAATAAAGTCTTTCGTTTCAAGATATCCGACTTTGAAAGTGGTGTCATATCCTGAAAATAGGGGATTGGGCAAGACCTTAAATGATGGCTTACTGCTTTGTAAATACGATATTGTGGCACGTATGGATGCTGACGATATCTGTAAACCGAATAGGTTAGAGGTAGAGTATAATTGGCTTCAAGCGCATGAGGACTATGACGTAATAGGCTCTTGGATAGATGAGTTTACAGATGATAAGATGCAGGTTAAGTCGATAAGAAAAGTACCTGAAAAGTATGATGAGATACAGAAATATGCTCAATATAGATGTCCTATAAACCATCCGACAGCTATGTATAGAAAGGCAGCTGTGTTGGCAGTAGGCGGTTATCTCACAGAATATTTCCCTGAAGATTATTTCCTTTGGTTGCGAATGCTAAAGAATGGGAGTAAGTTTTATAATATTCAGGAGTCTTTGTTATGGTTCCGTTATTCGGAGGAGACGGTGGCAAGAAGAGGTGGCTGGGCTTATGCTTGTGATGAAGTGCGTATCTTGGTACGGATGCTAAAGATGGGTTATATTCCTTTCCATGTTTTTTGTCAAAGTGTAGTTATCCGATTTACCACTCGTGTTATGCCTTTACCTATCCGTCAGCGGTTGTATAATCTGATAAGGAAAACATAG